Proteins encoded by one window of Rubinisphaera margarita:
- a CDS encoding 3-keto-disaccharide hydrolase: MNTTITDSRFPFLAGLLCLTLVVTAGCQRPQEPEGGSPQPEATSTAAPAADAEPAEITYVNPLTDEEIEAGQILLFDNETLFGWHRVNDVNWAVQNQTITADSGPIGLLMTDVPFDDFRLTLDFKMTGETNSGVFIRCAPQPGQPSEDCYEINLADTHPEGFVSGSLVGLSEFDPGAKFGDGDWHRMTVTAVGRKIDIQIDDGPTHSYEDTRDNWLQSGHIGLQKNSGAVAFRDVRLQPMNQEPLFNGTDLAGWREVPGSESVIDVVTGTIHVVNGPGFLETQETFEDFVLQFEAKTNAKELNSGLFFRAMPGTKENPSNGYEVQIHNGMTDDDPNKPNNAGTGAIFRRVEARRVVSSDNEWCTITLVAAGPQIATWVDGYPVVSWKDTREPDENPRKGQRLEAGHLSLQGHDPTTDLNFRNIRINTLP, from the coding sequence ATGAACACCACCATCACTGATTCTCGATTTCCTTTTCTCGCAGGCTTGCTCTGTCTGACACTCGTGGTGACCGCAGGGTGTCAGCGACCGCAGGAGCCCGAAGGCGGGAGTCCCCAGCCGGAAGCGACTTCAACGGCAGCGCCGGCGGCTGACGCAGAGCCTGCCGAGATCACCTACGTCAATCCGCTTACGGACGAAGAAATCGAAGCCGGGCAGATCCTGCTCTTCGACAACGAGACTCTCTTCGGCTGGCATCGAGTGAACGACGTCAACTGGGCGGTCCAGAACCAGACCATCACTGCCGACAGCGGCCCGATTGGCCTGCTGATGACCGATGTCCCCTTCGACGATTTCCGACTCACGCTCGATTTCAAGATGACCGGCGAAACGAACAGTGGCGTCTTTATCCGCTGTGCTCCTCAGCCGGGTCAACCCAGTGAAGACTGTTACGAGATCAACCTGGCGGACACGCATCCCGAAGGATTCGTTTCCGGCAGTCTGGTCGGACTTTCTGAATTCGATCCCGGTGCGAAGTTCGGCGATGGGGACTGGCACCGAATGACGGTGACTGCCGTTGGACGAAAGATCGATATCCAGATCGACGATGGCCCAACTCATTCCTACGAAGACACTCGCGACAACTGGCTTCAGTCAGGCCATATCGGGCTGCAAAAGAACAGCGGAGCGGTCGCCTTTCGCGATGTCCGTCTGCAGCCGATGAATCAGGAACCACTGTTCAACGGAACGGACCTCGCCGGCTGGCGAGAAGTCCCCGGATCGGAGAGTGTTATCGACGTCGTCACAGGAACGATTCACGTCGTCAACGGTCCCGGCTTTCTCGAAACCCAGGAGACCTTCGAGGACTTCGTCCTGCAGTTTGAAGCAAAAACGAACGCGAAAGAACTCAACAGTGGCCTCTTCTTCAGAGCGATGCCGGGAACAAAGGAGAACCCTTCCAACGGCTATGAAGTTCAAATTCACAACGGCATGACGGACGATGATCCGAACAAGCCGAACAACGCCGGGACGGGTGCAATTTTCAGACGCGTCGAGGCTCGCCGGGTTGTTTCGTCCGACAACGAATGGTGCACAATTACACTCGTCGCCGCGGGACCGCAGATCGCCACCTGGGTCGATGGCTACCCGGTCGTCAGCTGGAAAGATACGCGTGAACCAGATGAGAACCCTCGCAAGGGACAACGACTCGAAGCCGGCCACCTGAGTCTGCAGGGACACGATCCGACCACCGACCTCAACTTCCGCAATATCCGGATCAACACACTGCCGTAA
- the prfB gene encoding peptide chain release factor 2 (programmed frameshift) translates to MDSELRDACQNLTERILYLKDSLDYDVKQEELKSINAKMAAPGFWDNQEKAQKQVTELSRLKALLNPLDELIAGAEDLEVLLEFAEDEETPETVTEIQQTVERLTATLSTVELQTMLGKPEDALNAYVTIQAGEGGTDAADWAEMLLRMYMRWAENRGFGLELYERTDGEEAGIRHATLLIKGDYAYGYLKGESGNHRLVRMSPFNSAGKRQTAFAAVDVTPEIDDELDIEIDWDKDVNEDTMRAGGAGGQHVNKTESAVRLTHLATGVVVRCQNERSQHQNRAAARKMLLAKLYQLEIEKREAEVASRRGEKSKIGFGGETIRNYVLQPEQFVKDTRSELKTANPLTVLEGELDPFLEAYLKWALEHSDQGQ, encoded by the exons ATGGACAGCGAGCTCCGCGACGCCTGCCAGAACCTGACCGAGCGCATCCTCTATTTAAAGGACTCTCTT GACTACGACGTCAAACAGGAAGAGTTGAAGTCGATCAACGCGAAGATGGCCGCGCCGGGATTCTGGGATAACCAGGAGAAAGCCCAGAAGCAGGTGACTGAACTCAGTCGCTTGAAAGCACTGCTCAATCCACTCGATGAGCTGATTGCGGGGGCTGAAGACCTGGAAGTCCTGCTTGAGTTTGCCGAAGACGAAGAAACTCCGGAAACCGTCACCGAGATCCAGCAGACCGTTGAACGGCTGACCGCGACTCTAAGCACCGTCGAATTGCAGACGATGCTCGGCAAACCCGAAGACGCGCTCAACGCCTACGTTACGATTCAGGCGGGGGAAGGCGGCACCGATGCAGCCGACTGGGCGGAGATGCTGCTCCGCATGTATATGCGATGGGCCGAGAATCGCGGCTTCGGACTGGAGTTGTACGAACGAACCGACGGGGAAGAAGCGGGGATCCGGCACGCCACGCTCCTGATCAAGGGCGACTACGCCTATGGCTACCTTAAAGGGGAGTCCGGAAATCACCGTCTCGTTCGCATGAGTCCGTTCAACTCCGCGGGAAAACGGCAGACAGCCTTTGCGGCGGTCGATGTCACCCCCGAAATCGACGATGAACTCGACATCGAAATCGACTGGGACAAGGACGTCAATGAAGACACGATGCGCGCTGGCGGTGCAGGGGGGCAGCATGTCAATAAGACAGAATCGGCCGTTCGTCTGACGCATCTCGCCACTGGTGTTGTTGTGCGTTGCCAGAATGAGCGAAGTCAACATCAGAACCGGGCCGCGGCTCGCAAGATGTTGCTCGCCAAGCTGTATCAACTGGAGATTGAAAAACGCGAAGCGGAAGTCGCTTCCCGCCGTGGCGAGAAATCCAAGATCGGCTTCGGCGGCGAAACGATTCGGAACTATGTCCTCCAGCCGGAGCAGTTCGTCAAGGACACGCGTTCCGAACTGAAGACGGCGAACCCACTGACGGTTCTCGAAGGAGAGCTCGATCCGTTTCTCGAAGCCTATTTAAAATGGGCCCTCGAGCATTCTGATCAAGGGCAGTAG
- a CDS encoding UDP-glucose dehydrogenase family protein encodes MKIVVIGTGYVGLVTGTCFAESGNDVTCVDINTGKIERLNQGIIPIYEPGLTELVKRNQSAGRLQFTTDVASCVPEAAGVFLAVGTPMGDDGAADLSGIWAACDSIAPHLSEEAVVICKSTVPVGTNRRVYDRLKEKLGREVHVASNPEFLKEGCAIDDFTKPDRVVVGVMTKLAADVLEELYKPFLRTEHPFLVMGLESAEMTKYVANCMLATKISFINEMANLCEAVGADVNEVRKGIGHDQRIGFQFLFPGVGYGGSCFPKDVRALIATARDHEIETRMLNAVDTVNRAQKTILFNKISRYFDHKIEGKTIALWGLAFKPKTDDIREAPALTLIDELLKAGAKVQAHDPVAMENVQAAYGDRVVLCDQQYKAVEGADALAICTEWNEYRTPDFNLIKRRLKNPVIFDGRNLFDPQKMFARGFYYSGIGLKQPASNP; translated from the coding sequence ATGAAGATTGTCGTCATTGGCACTGGATACGTTGGGCTGGTCACCGGGACCTGCTTCGCCGAAAGCGGAAACGATGTCACCTGCGTGGACATCAATACCGGCAAGATCGAACGGCTCAATCAGGGAATCATCCCGATCTACGAACCCGGCCTGACAGAACTGGTCAAACGCAACCAGTCCGCCGGTCGGCTTCAGTTCACAACCGATGTGGCCAGTTGCGTCCCAGAGGCCGCCGGTGTCTTCCTCGCCGTGGGAACACCGATGGGAGACGACGGAGCAGCCGACCTGTCGGGGATCTGGGCCGCCTGCGATTCGATCGCGCCGCATCTTTCGGAAGAGGCTGTCGTGATTTGCAAAAGCACGGTTCCAGTCGGAACAAATCGGCGCGTCTACGATCGCCTCAAGGAAAAACTGGGACGGGAAGTCCACGTCGCATCGAATCCGGAGTTCCTCAAGGAAGGCTGCGCGATCGATGATTTTACCAAACCGGACCGCGTCGTCGTCGGCGTGATGACGAAACTCGCCGCCGATGTGCTCGAAGAACTCTACAAACCGTTTCTGCGAACGGAGCATCCGTTTCTGGTCATGGGACTTGAGAGTGCCGAGATGACCAAGTACGTCGCTAACTGCATGCTGGCCACAAAAATCAGCTTCATCAACGAGATGGCCAACCTTTGCGAAGCAGTTGGAGCCGACGTGAACGAAGTCCGTAAAGGGATCGGGCACGATCAGCGAATCGGCTTTCAGTTCCTGTTCCCGGGTGTCGGCTATGGGGGATCCTGTTTCCCCAAAGACGTTCGGGCGCTCATCGCGACCGCTCGAGATCATGAGATCGAAACGCGAATGCTCAACGCGGTCGATACCGTTAACCGCGCGCAGAAAACGATCCTCTTCAACAAGATTAGCCGCTATTTCGATCACAAGATCGAAGGAAAAACGATTGCTCTCTGGGGCCTGGCCTTCAAGCCGAAAACCGACGACATCCGCGAAGCTCCCGCCCTGACATTGATCGACGAACTGCTGAAAGCAGGAGCCAAAGTGCAGGCTCACGATCCGGTGGCTATGGAGAATGTCCAGGCGGCCTACGGCGATCGAGTTGTACTCTGTGACCAGCAGTACAAAGCGGTTGAGGGAGCCGATGCGCTGGCGATCTGCACGGAATGGAATGAGTATCGGACACCGGACTTCAACCTGATCAAACGGCGTCTCAAGAACCCGGTCATCTTCGACGGTCGCAATCTGTTCGATCCTCAGAAGATGTTCGCCCGAGGTTTCTACTACTCAGGAATCGGCCTGAAACAGCCCGCATCGAATCCGTAA
- the rfbB gene encoding dTDP-glucose 4,6-dehydratase, protein MNATPFVPEALLVTGGCGFIGSNFIRMLLTDPQFADDRFRIINLDKLTYAGNLENLTDVEGHSRYQFVHGDIADADFVNHCLNDHGIDAVVNFAAESHVDRSILDSGPFVQTNIVGTQVLLDASRQNEIKRYLQVSTDEVYGSLGSSGFFTETTPLAPNSPYSASKAAADLLVRSYCHTFGFPGIITRCSNNYGPYQFPEKLLPLFIANALEDRQLPVYGDGRQVRDWIHVSDHCRGIAAALHQSSPGEVYNFGGECELENLRLTETLLELLNKPDSLINFVKDRPGHDRRYAIDCAKAKQELGWQPRIPFETGLKETIEWYLEHQQWTDRIRSGEYRIYYDQQYRDRS, encoded by the coding sequence ATGAATGCAACGCCCTTCGTTCCCGAAGCACTGCTCGTCACCGGCGGATGTGGCTTCATCGGTTCTAACTTCATCCGGATGCTGCTCACCGATCCGCAGTTCGCTGACGATCGATTCCGAATCATCAATCTCGACAAGCTGACTTATGCCGGCAATCTCGAGAACTTGACCGATGTCGAAGGGCACTCGCGATATCAGTTCGTGCATGGTGACATCGCCGATGCGGATTTTGTGAATCATTGCTTGAATGACCACGGCATTGACGCCGTGGTCAACTTCGCGGCTGAGTCGCACGTCGATCGCAGCATCCTCGATTCGGGTCCTTTCGTTCAGACCAATATCGTCGGGACTCAGGTCCTGTTAGATGCCTCCCGACAGAACGAGATCAAGCGTTACCTCCAGGTGTCCACCGACGAGGTTTATGGCAGCCTGGGATCGAGCGGCTTCTTCACGGAAACGACACCGCTGGCTCCGAACAGCCCGTATTCGGCGTCTAAAGCTGCAGCCGACCTGCTCGTGCGAAGCTACTGCCACACGTTCGGCTTTCCCGGGATCATCACCCGTTGCTCCAACAACTATGGACCGTATCAGTTTCCGGAAAAGCTGCTACCGCTGTTTATCGCCAATGCCCTGGAGGATCGACAACTGCCCGTTTATGGCGACGGCCGACAGGTCCGCGACTGGATTCACGTGAGCGATCATTGCCGGGGAATCGCCGCCGCTCTCCACCAGAGCAGCCCCGGCGAGGTCTATAATTTCGGAGGCGAGTGCGAACTGGAGAACCTGCGGCTGACGGAAACCCTGCTTGAACTGCTCAACAAGCCAGATTCCTTGATCAATTTCGTGAAAGATCGACCAGGGCACGACCGCCGGTATGCCATCGACTGCGCGAAGGCGAAACAGGAACTCGGCTGGCAGCCGCGAATTCCGTTCGAAACCGGCCTGAAAGAAACCATCGAATGGTATCTGGAGCATCAGCAGTGGACAGACCGCATCCGGTCGGGGGAGTATCGCATCTACTACGATCAGCAGTATCGCGACAGATCCTAA
- a CDS encoding LamG domain-containing protein — translation MAVGYLDRYQFAYRQPLHRQVHFMTRVLCLFVFSSFSLTAVHADDSAPKKLKGLPLQFTEDFSRGADSWKTTDSSAWELQQDGDDQVFALTKKKSNYEPPHRSPYNRAILKDQEFSDVILDVQLQSTSPDYDHRSLCLFFNYVDESHFYYVHFGKKTDAHANQIFIVNDAPRVAISTKTTPGTNWDDQWHHARVVRKVSSGTIEIYFDDMNQPVMTANDETFKSGRVGIGSFDDPGRFDDIRIYGKKVKGEATSGE, via the coding sequence ATGGCGGTCGGATACCTTGATCGATACCAGTTCGCTTATCGCCAGCCACTTCATCGACAGGTGCATTTCATGACACGCGTGCTCTGCCTTTTCGTTTTCTCCTCTTTCTCTCTCACCGCGGTCCACGCTGATGATTCGGCTCCAAAGAAACTGAAAGGACTGCCGCTGCAGTTTACGGAAGACTTTTCCAGGGGAGCAGACTCCTGGAAGACGACCGACAGTTCCGCCTGGGAATTGCAGCAGGATGGCGATGATCAGGTCTTCGCCCTGACGAAGAAGAAGAGCAACTACGAGCCACCTCACCGATCACCTTATAACCGGGCGATCCTCAAGGACCAGGAATTCAGCGACGTCATTCTGGATGTTCAACTGCAGTCGACTTCACCGGACTACGATCATCGATCGCTTTGCCTGTTCTTCAACTATGTCGATGAGTCTCATTTCTACTATGTGCATTTTGGAAAGAAGACCGACGCGCACGCGAATCAGATTTTCATCGTCAACGACGCCCCGCGTGTCGCGATCTCCACAAAGACCACCCCAGGCACGAACTGGGACGATCAATGGCATCACGCCCGGGTTGTCCGCAAAGTCAGTTCAGGAACTATTGAGATTTACTTCGACGACATGAACCAACCCGTGATGACCGCGAACGATGAGACCTTCAAATCCGGTCGAGTTGGCATCGGCTCCTTCGATGATCCCGGACGGTTTGACGACATTCGAATCTATGGAAAGAAAGTGAAGGGCGAAGCAACCAGCGGCGAGTAA
- a CDS encoding TIGR03546 family protein, whose amino-acid sequence MFLIQCLRLFLRSLTAECSYREIAAGLAGGVLLGLVPKGNLLAVMLMIGVSSVRLSLPALFFSTFLFSWIAISLDGVCSSIGEFLLTNQELQPLWIWLYNQPVIPWTDFNNTIVLGSFVLGSVLIVPSYCAALPLTERYTPIVIGRMKKYRLATWLWGAEWAERVRSAI is encoded by the coding sequence ATGTTCTTAATCCAGTGCCTGAGACTGTTTCTGCGCTCGCTGACGGCTGAGTGCTCGTATCGGGAAATCGCAGCTGGACTCGCCGGTGGCGTGCTGCTCGGACTCGTCCCGAAAGGGAATCTGCTCGCGGTCATGCTGATGATCGGTGTCTCTTCCGTCAGGCTGAGTCTGCCCGCTCTGTTCTTCAGCACCTTCCTGTTCTCCTGGATAGCCATTTCGCTGGATGGAGTCTGTTCATCGATTGGAGAGTTTCTGCTCACCAACCAGGAACTGCAACCTCTCTGGATCTGGCTCTACAACCAGCCCGTCATTCCCTGGACGGATTTCAACAACACGATCGTGCTCGGTTCGTTCGTACTTGGAAGCGTTCTCATTGTTCCCAGCTATTGCGCGGCCTTGCCACTCACGGAGCGATATACCCCGATTGTCATCGGTCGGATGAAGAAGTATCGACTCGCCACCTGGTTGTGGGGCGCCGAATGGGCTGAGCGTGTTCGCTCAGCGATCTGA
- a CDS encoding XylR family transcriptional regulator encodes MTERPRVALFVESSSEFGRMILRGIRRYLHAHAAWSIYLQQRDLNTRLPAWLDGWRGNGIISRSTSPKFAELIRKSGLPMVDLTDRWGALGVPQIWADHAGIGRMAADHLIERQFRHFAFAGFERESWSDLRKEGFSSCLEKSGFTAQVYDSPWDPVAGRSWDDEFAALVAWIQRLPKPVGIMAANDVRGQQILDACCEAGLAVPEQAAVIGCDNDAIRCELCDPPLSSVIPNAERIGYRSAELLQQLMTGSPSPAEREIVEPLGITTRKSTDILAIDDPDIAAAVRIIRERALFGLRVEDILAEVPVSRSTLERGVRKYLRRSPQSEIRRVQLQHACDLLVETDMTLPEIAKRCGFVHPEYFSVVFKRAYTLTPGQYRTLHASGHGEV; translated from the coding sequence ATGACCGAGCGTCCCCGTGTGGCCCTGTTCGTTGAATCGTCCAGCGAATTCGGACGGATGATCCTTCGTGGGATCCGTCGGTATCTCCACGCGCATGCCGCCTGGTCGATTTATCTGCAGCAGCGAGATCTGAATACGAGGCTGCCGGCCTGGCTCGATGGCTGGCGCGGCAACGGGATCATCAGTCGTTCGACGAGTCCCAAGTTTGCCGAGTTGATTCGCAAATCGGGGCTGCCGATGGTCGATCTGACAGATCGATGGGGAGCTCTCGGCGTCCCTCAAATCTGGGCCGATCATGCCGGGATCGGTCGCATGGCAGCCGATCATCTGATTGAACGGCAGTTTCGGCACTTTGCCTTTGCCGGATTCGAGCGGGAGTCGTGGTCGGATCTGAGGAAGGAGGGATTCTCGTCCTGCCTGGAGAAGTCGGGCTTCACCGCTCAGGTCTACGATTCTCCCTGGGATCCGGTCGCCGGCAGAAGTTGGGACGATGAGTTCGCGGCGTTGGTGGCCTGGATTCAACGTCTTCCCAAACCTGTTGGCATCATGGCCGCCAATGATGTGCGGGGCCAGCAGATTCTCGATGCCTGCTGCGAAGCAGGACTGGCGGTGCCCGAACAGGCCGCGGTGATCGGATGCGACAACGACGCCATTCGATGCGAACTGTGCGATCCTCCCCTGAGTAGCGTGATCCCCAACGCGGAACGAATTGGTTATCGATCCGCCGAACTGCTGCAGCAGTTGATGACCGGAAGCCCTTCGCCGGCGGAGCGCGAGATTGTCGAACCTCTTGGAATAACGACCCGCAAGTCGACGGACATTCTCGCCATTGATGATCCCGACATCGCCGCCGCAGTTCGGATCATCCGTGAACGGGCTCTTTTCGGATTGCGAGTCGAGGATATTCTGGCCGAAGTGCCGGTATCTCGCAGCACGCTCGAACGTGGCGTTCGCAAGTATCTGCGCCGGTCACCACAGTCAGAGATTCGACGTGTGCAACTGCAGCATGCCTGTGACCTGCTTGTCGAGACCGATATGACACTCCCGGAGATTGCCAAGAGGTGTGGGTTTGTGCATCCCGAGTATTTCAGCGTCGTCTTCAAACGAGCCTATACGTTGACGCCGGGACAGTATCGAACACTGCATGCTTCCGGTCACGGCGAGGTCTGA
- a CDS encoding Glu/Leu/Phe/Val family dehydrogenase, whose product MTASESTDQYFREAAGIMGLSGNMQKLLLTPEREVKVQVAMEMDNGELATYIGYRVQHNRSRGPMKGGLRYHPEVDADEVLSLATLMTWKTAVVDIPYGGAKGGIQIDARSLSPGELERLTRRFVDEIHDVIGPDKDIPAPDMGTNAQVMAWIMNQYEKYHGFNPACVTGKPVELHGAAGREEATGRGVGLLTIALLEKEEKNIEGARIALQGFGNVGKFAAQYLHERGAKLVAISDAYGGIYNPQGINVPLLTDYVATHKKVLNFPESEAISNEELLTADCDVLIPAAIGGVIVDSIVPHIRAKYIVEAANNPTVPSADRALAKRGIILLPDILANAGGVTVSYFEWVQNRQHFRWDLERVRHELDRKMIDAFETTWSLATEKKVPLRLAAYLVGIGRVGRATALGGY is encoded by the coding sequence ATGACAGCCAGCGAGTCAACTGATCAGTATTTCCGCGAAGCCGCCGGCATCATGGGATTGTCGGGGAATATGCAGAAACTTCTGCTGACGCCCGAGCGTGAGGTCAAAGTTCAGGTGGCGATGGAAATGGACAACGGCGAGCTGGCCACCTATATCGGCTACCGTGTCCAGCACAATCGATCTCGGGGGCCCATGAAGGGCGGACTGCGGTACCATCCGGAAGTCGATGCCGATGAAGTGCTGTCTCTGGCGACCTTGATGACCTGGAAAACGGCCGTCGTCGATATTCCTTACGGTGGAGCCAAGGGCGGCATCCAGATCGACGCCCGGTCACTCAGTCCCGGCGAACTGGAGCGGCTGACCCGGCGATTTGTGGACGAAATCCATGATGTCATCGGCCCCGACAAGGATATCCCCGCCCCAGATATGGGAACCAACGCCCAGGTGATGGCCTGGATTATGAATCAGTACGAGAAGTACCACGGCTTCAATCCGGCGTGCGTGACCGGGAAACCGGTCGAATTACACGGAGCAGCGGGGCGCGAAGAAGCCACCGGACGCGGTGTCGGCCTGTTGACGATCGCCCTGCTCGAAAAGGAAGAAAAGAACATCGAAGGGGCCCGGATCGCCCTGCAGGGTTTCGGAAACGTGGGCAAGTTTGCCGCTCAATACCTGCATGAACGGGGAGCAAAGCTCGTGGCCATCTCCGATGCTTACGGCGGAATCTATAATCCTCAGGGAATCAATGTGCCGCTTTTGACGGACTATGTCGCCACCCATAAGAAAGTTCTGAACTTTCCCGAATCGGAAGCCATCTCGAACGAAGAGTTGCTGACGGCTGACTGTGACGTTCTCATCCCGGCTGCGATCGGTGGTGTGATTGTCGATTCGATTGTGCCTCACATCCGGGCGAAATACATCGTGGAAGCAGCGAACAATCCGACCGTGCCTTCGGCTGACCGGGCGCTCGCGAAGCGAGGAATCATCCTTCTCCCCGACATTCTCGCGAATGCCGGCGGGGTGACGGTCAGCTATTTCGAATGGGTTCAGAATCGTCAGCACTTCCGCTGGGATCTGGAACGCGTCCGGCACGAGTTGGATCGCAAGATGATTGATGCCTTCGAGACCACGTGGTCTCTGGCCACGGAAAAGAAAGTTCCCCTTCGTCTCGCGGCTTACCTGGTGGGGATCGGCCGCGTGGGGCGGGCAACCGCTCTGGGAGGATACTGA
- a CDS encoding cyclic nucleotide-binding domain-containing protein has protein sequence MSTTTATIEDLEFDSTPLMRGLNEAQVEEVFNRMEHLCYESDALILTQGEANPGIWLLSAGCAEVVRDGIGGQPERVLAVLGPGSVFGEMSFFRKTPHTANVRSVRQSTVHKLSWSALEDLRQDAGDIALVLLTNIVTVAAERLHLMDNWVCRLLESNEVPSSSGGGDARFEEWHEFRAKLYREWDF, from the coding sequence GTGTCTACGACGACTGCAACAATTGAAGATCTCGAATTCGACAGCACTCCATTGATGCGTGGGCTCAATGAGGCCCAGGTCGAAGAAGTGTTCAACCGAATGGAACACCTCTGCTACGAATCTGATGCTCTGATCCTGACGCAGGGTGAGGCGAATCCCGGGATCTGGTTGCTGAGTGCCGGATGTGCGGAAGTTGTCCGAGACGGAATCGGCGGACAACCCGAACGTGTCCTCGCCGTTCTCGGGCCGGGATCGGTGTTCGGCGAGATGTCGTTCTTCCGAAAGACCCCGCATACCGCCAACGTTCGCAGCGTGCGACAGTCGACGGTCCATAAGCTCTCCTGGTCGGCATTGGAAGACCTGAGACAGGATGCCGGCGACATCGCTCTTGTGTTGCTGACCAACATCGTGACGGTTGCCGCCGAACGACTGCATCTGATGGATAACTGGGTCTGCCGGTTGCTGGAATCGAACGAGGTCCCCTCTTCCAGTGGCGGCGGCGATGCACGCTTTGAAGAGTGGCACGAATTTCGCGCCAAGTTGTACCGAGAGTGGGATTTCTAG